One window of Streptomyces sp. SUK 48 genomic DNA carries:
- a CDS encoding TOBE domain-containing protein has product MTLSIRNQLPGSVTAVHPGEAMATVEVRLEGGQHLTAAITLAAAEDLALAPGTPVRALVKSTEVAVATARVEGLSIRNQLPGTVVGMTTGAVMATVRISVPGGELTAAITRDAAVQLGLFVGSDVVALIKSTEVALETP; this is encoded by the coding sequence ATGACCCTGAGCATCCGCAACCAGCTCCCCGGCAGCGTCACCGCGGTCCACCCGGGCGAGGCCATGGCCACCGTCGAGGTCCGGCTGGAGGGCGGCCAGCACCTCACCGCGGCGATCACCCTGGCGGCCGCCGAGGACCTGGCCCTCGCCCCGGGCACCCCGGTACGCGCGCTGGTGAAGTCGACCGAGGTCGCCGTCGCCACGGCCCGGGTCGAGGGTCTGTCGATCCGCAACCAGCTGCCCGGCACGGTGGTCGGCATGACCACCGGCGCCGTCATGGCGACCGTGCGGATCTCCGTCCCGGGCGGCGAACTGACCGCCGCCATCACCCGGGACGCGGCCGTCCAGCTGGGCCTGTTCGTGGGCTCCGACGTGGTCGCCCTGATCAAGTCGACCGAGGTGGCCCTGGAGACGCCGTAG
- a CDS encoding ABC transporter ATP-binding protein: MTDAPDPGAQGPGSQALDAQAPKPADRPGLDARLVVDRGGFRLDVALTAAPGDVVALLGPNGAGKTTALRVLAGLVPLGEGHLRLDGAPLERVPPESRPVGVVFQDYLLFPHLSALDNVAFGPRCQGLGKAEARALAAAWLERMGLAGHADVKPRRLSGGQAQRVALARALATRPRLLLLDEPLAALDARTRLEVRAQLRRHLAEFEAVAVLVTHDPLDAMVLADRLVVVEHGRIVQEGAPADIARRPRTDYIAQLVGLNLYRGEAAGHTVRLDAGPSITTTEELSGPAFVAFPPAAVTLFRDRPTGASARNLWRCEVAGLETHGDQIRVDLAGELPLAADLTTPAAAELELQPGASVWATVKATQTHAYPA; the protein is encoded by the coding sequence ATGACCGACGCCCCGGACCCCGGCGCCCAGGGCCCCGGCTCCCAGGCCCTCGATGCCCAGGCCCCAAAGCCCGCGGACCGGCCGGGGCTCGACGCCCGGCTCGTCGTGGACCGGGGCGGCTTCCGGCTCGACGTGGCCCTGACGGCGGCGCCCGGCGACGTGGTCGCGCTGCTGGGCCCCAACGGCGCGGGCAAGACCACCGCGCTGCGCGTCCTCGCCGGTCTGGTGCCGCTCGGCGAGGGCCATCTCCGGCTCGACGGGGCCCCGTTGGAGCGCGTACCGCCGGAGTCCCGCCCGGTCGGCGTCGTCTTCCAGGACTACCTCCTCTTCCCGCATCTGTCCGCGCTGGACAACGTGGCGTTCGGGCCGCGCTGCCAGGGCCTCGGCAAGGCGGAGGCGCGTGCGCTGGCCGCGGCCTGGCTGGAGCGCATGGGGCTGGCCGGGCACGCGGACGTGAAACCGCGCCGGCTGTCCGGCGGCCAGGCCCAGCGCGTGGCCCTCGCCCGCGCGCTGGCCACCCGGCCCCGGCTGCTTCTGCTGGACGAGCCGCTGGCCGCGCTGGACGCCCGTACCCGGCTGGAGGTGCGGGCCCAACTCCGGCGGCATCTGGCCGAGTTCGAGGCGGTCGCGGTCCTCGTCACCCACGATCCGCTGGACGCCATGGTGCTCGCGGACCGGCTGGTGGTGGTGGAACACGGCCGGATCGTCCAGGAGGGCGCCCCCGCGGACATCGCCCGCCGCCCGCGCACGGACTACATCGCCCAGCTCGTCGGCCTGAACCTCTACCGGGGCGAGGCCGCGGGCCACACGGTACGACTGGACGCCGGGCCCTCGATCACCACCACCGAGGAGCTGTCCGGACCGGCCTTCGTGGCCTTCCCGCCGGCGGCCGTGACGCTCTTCCGGGACCGGCCGACCGGGGCCAGTGCCCGTAATCTGTGGCGCTGCGAGGTGGCCGGCCTGGAGACGCACGGCGACCAGATCCGTGTCGATCTCGCCGGTGAGCTGCCGCTCGCCGCGGACCTCACCACGCCGGCCGCCGCCGAACTGGAACTCCAGCCCGGTGCATCGGTCTGGGCGACAGTCAAAGCGACCCAGACCCACGCATACCCCGCCTGA
- the modB gene encoding molybdate ABC transporter permease subunit, translating into MTSPDEPGAATGPRTDRPRRRRADAGRGTTPRRIRAAGRRGVPLPLLLPGVLALAFLLLPLLALLVRAPWRSLPNQLTSTEVWQALQLSLVSATLATAVSLVLGVPLAWLLARTDFPGRGLVRALVTLPLVLPPVVGGVALLLALGRNGVIGKWLDAWFGVTLPFTTTAVVLAEAFVAMPFLVISVEGTLRAADPRFEEAATTLGASRFTAFRRVTLPLIAPGVAAGAVLAWARALGEFGATITFAGNFPGRTQTMPLAVYLALQNDPEAAISLSLVLLAVSIAVLAGLRDRWLTGV; encoded by the coding sequence GTGACCTCACCCGATGAGCCCGGCGCCGCGACCGGTCCCCGCACGGACCGGCCGCGGCGCCGCCGTGCCGATGCGGGCAGGGGTACGACGCCCCGCCGCATCCGCGCGGCCGGCCGCCGCGGTGTGCCCCTGCCCCTCCTCCTGCCCGGCGTCCTGGCCCTCGCCTTCCTCCTGCTGCCGCTGCTCGCGCTGCTCGTCCGCGCTCCCTGGCGGAGCCTGCCGAACCAGCTGACCAGCACCGAGGTGTGGCAGGCGCTCCAGCTGTCGCTGGTCAGCGCCACCCTGGCGACCGCCGTCAGCCTGGTCCTCGGTGTGCCGCTGGCCTGGCTGCTCGCGCGCACGGACTTCCCCGGGCGCGGTCTGGTGCGCGCCCTGGTGACCCTGCCGCTGGTGCTGCCGCCGGTCGTCGGCGGTGTGGCCCTGCTGCTCGCGCTGGGCCGCAACGGGGTCATCGGCAAGTGGCTCGACGCCTGGTTCGGGGTCACGCTGCCGTTCACCACCACCGCGGTGGTGCTCGCGGAGGCGTTCGTCGCGATGCCGTTCCTGGTCATCAGCGTGGAGGGCACCCTGCGCGCCGCCGACCCGCGTTTCGAGGAGGCGGCCACCACGCTCGGCGCCTCCCGCTTCACCGCGTTCCGCCGGGTCACGCTGCCGCTGATCGCGCCCGGTGTCGCGGCGGGCGCCGTACTGGCCTGGGCGCGGGCGCTCGGCGAGTTCGGCGCGACGATCACCTTCGCGGGCAACTTCCCCGGCCGCACCCAGACCATGCCGCTCGCGGTCTACCTCGCCCTCCAGAACGACCCCGAGGCCGCGATCTCGCTGAGCCTGGTCCTGCTGGCCGTCTCCATCGCGGTGCTGGCGGGGCTGCGCGACCGATGGCTGACGGGGGTGTGA
- the modA gene encoding molybdate ABC transporter substrate-binding protein: MTPSVRRTRRMFELAGAGAAALLTLSACSSSSGSSNTASDTSGSASPKLSGTVTVFAAASLQESFTALGKEFEKQHPGTKVTFSFGGSDTLAASITGGAPADVFAAASPKTMATVTDAKDASGAPVTFVRNQLEIATLPGNPGKVASLKDLTKPGLKVVLCDKTVPCGAAAQKALTASHLKLTPVSYEQDVKSALNKVELKEADAAVVYKTDVHAAGDKVEGVEFPESAKAINNYPIALLKNARNTATAKAFIALVQSAEGQKVLSEAGFLKP, encoded by the coding sequence ATGACCCCTTCCGTGCGCCGGACCCGGCGGATGTTCGAGCTGGCCGGCGCGGGAGCCGCCGCCCTGTTGACCCTCAGCGCCTGCTCGTCGTCCTCCGGGTCCTCGAACACGGCGTCGGACACGTCGGGTTCCGCCTCTCCCAAGCTGTCCGGCACGGTCACCGTGTTCGCCGCCGCCTCGCTCCAGGAGAGCTTCACCGCCCTCGGCAAGGAGTTCGAGAAGCAGCACCCGGGCACCAAGGTCACCTTCAGCTTCGGCGGCAGCGACACCCTCGCCGCGAGCATCACCGGTGGCGCCCCGGCCGATGTCTTCGCCGCCGCCAGCCCCAAGACCATGGCCACCGTGACCGACGCCAAGGACGCGTCCGGCGCCCCGGTCACCTTCGTCCGCAACCAGCTGGAGATCGCCACCCTGCCCGGCAACCCCGGCAAGGTCGCGTCCCTGAAGGACCTCACCAAGCCCGGTCTGAAGGTCGTCCTGTGCGACAAGACCGTGCCCTGCGGTGCCGCCGCGCAGAAGGCCCTCACCGCCAGCCACCTCAAGCTCACCCCGGTCTCCTACGAGCAGGACGTCAAGAGCGCCCTGAACAAGGTCGAGCTGAAGGAGGCCGACGCGGCGGTGGTCTACAAGACCGATGTGCACGCCGCGGGTGACAAGGTGGAGGGCGTGGAGTTCCCCGAGTCCGCCAAGGCCATCAACAACTACCCGATCGCCCTGCTGAAGAACGCCAGGAACACCGCGACCGCCAAGGCGTTCATCGCCCTCGTGCAGTCCGCCGAGGGCCAGAAGGTGCTGAGCGAGGCCGGGTTCCTCAAGCCGTGA
- a CDS encoding molybdopterin-dependent oxidoreductase — translation MTLARLALSGDLVRPSRLTVPDLLRWPQHRVAVSFECATSGTQHHRFTGPRLYDVLADAGPGFDPVRRKDRLRFLIAVTGTDGHHALLSWAEIDPDFADAPVLLGVSIDDTPLDAAGPQLVLPQDRCGARHISQITAIRVDGSYRCAPVEVAAVP, via the coding sequence GTGACGCTCGCCCGACTCGCCCTGAGCGGAGATCTCGTACGCCCTTCCCGGCTGACCGTGCCGGACCTGCTGCGCTGGCCCCAGCACCGGGTGGCCGTCAGCTTCGAGTGCGCGACCAGCGGCACCCAGCACCACCGCTTCACGGGACCGCGGCTGTACGACGTCCTCGCCGACGCGGGGCCCGGTTTCGACCCGGTCCGCCGCAAGGACCGGCTGCGTTTCCTGATCGCCGTCACCGGCACCGACGGTCACCACGCGCTGCTGTCCTGGGCCGAGATCGACCCGGACTTCGCCGACGCGCCCGTCCTGCTGGGCGTGAGCATCGACGACACCCCGCTGGACGCGGCCGGCCCCCAGCTGGTGCTGCCCCAGGACCGCTGCGGGGCCCGGCACATCAGCCAGATCACGGCGATCCGGGTGGACGGGAGCTATCGGTGTGCGCCGGTGGAGGTGGCGGCGGTGCCCTGA
- a CDS encoding helix-turn-helix transcriptional regulator yields MQSYTIGQAARLLGVSPDTARRWADAGRVATHRDEAGRRLIDGRDLAAFSVELAKGGSGEEESSYTSVRNAFPGIVTAIKLGDVAAQVEIQAGPHRLVSLLTREAVEELGLEVGVEATARVKSTNVHIDRV; encoded by the coding sequence ATGCAGTCCTACACGATCGGCCAGGCGGCGCGGCTGCTCGGCGTCAGCCCGGACACCGCCCGCCGCTGGGCCGACGCGGGCCGGGTGGCCACCCATCGCGACGAGGCGGGGCGGCGGCTGATCGACGGCCGTGATCTCGCCGCGTTCTCCGTCGAGCTGGCCAAGGGCGGCAGCGGCGAGGAGGAGAGCTCCTACACCTCCGTGCGCAACGCCTTCCCGGGCATCGTCACCGCCATCAAGCTCGGCGACGTGGCCGCCCAGGTGGAGATCCAGGCGGGCCCGCACCGGCTGGTGTCCCTGCTGACCCGCGAGGCCGTCGAGGAACTCGGCCTGGAGGTCGGGGTGGAGGCCACGGCCCGGGTGAAGTCGACAAACGTCCATATCGACCGCGTCTGA
- a CDS encoding APC family permease yields MATTEHPPSTGRLRAWMLEGLSDMGKSGGHTGPHAQPEPPHKGQRWWRVMCLTGVDYFSTLGYQPGIAALAAGLVSPIATIVLVLVTLAGALPVYRRVAEESPHGEGSIAMLERLLSFWQGKLFVLTLLGFAATDFLITITLSAADASTHLVENPHLTHALQGKQMLITLLLVALLGAVFLKGFLEAIGVAFALVGVYLALNLVVVAVGLYHVITAEHVITDWTNALTVQHGNIFVMIGVALIVFPKLALGLSGFETGVAVMPHVKGDAGDTEEHPTGRIRDTKKLLTTAAVIMSCFLITSSFITTLLIPEQDFKPGGPANGRALAYLAHQYLGGAFGTVYDVSTIAILWFAGASAMAGLLNLMPRYLPRYGMAPHWARAVRPMVIVFTLVAFLVTWIFDANVDKQGGAYATGVLVLISSAAIAVTIAARKAGQRHWTIGFAVISVVFLYTTVVNVIERPDGVKIGACFIVGIILVSLLSRLARAFELRVTSVTLDPLAERFIRDMASRKMRFIANEPGHRDKAEYRDKIEQIRADNDMPEQEDFVFVEVTVTDPSEFEAGLTVRGEVLHGRYRVLTLESASIPNALAALLLHVRDVTGCTPHIYFEWTEGSPFANFLRFFLFGQGEVAPVTREVLREAEPDRDRRPRVHTG; encoded by the coding sequence ATGGCCACGACCGAACACCCTCCCAGTACCGGTCGCCTGCGCGCCTGGATGCTGGAGGGCCTGTCCGACATGGGCAAGAGCGGCGGCCACACCGGGCCGCACGCCCAGCCGGAGCCCCCGCACAAGGGGCAGCGCTGGTGGCGGGTCATGTGCCTGACGGGTGTCGACTACTTCTCCACCCTCGGCTACCAGCCGGGCATCGCGGCGCTCGCGGCCGGCCTGGTCTCCCCCATCGCGACCATCGTGCTGGTGCTCGTCACCCTGGCGGGCGCGCTGCCGGTCTACCGGCGGGTGGCCGAGGAGAGCCCGCACGGCGAGGGCTCCATCGCCATGCTGGAGCGGCTGCTGTCCTTCTGGCAGGGCAAGCTGTTCGTGCTGACCCTGCTGGGGTTCGCGGCCACCGACTTCCTGATCACCATCACGCTGTCCGCCGCGGACGCCTCCACCCACCTGGTGGAGAACCCGCATCTGACGCACGCCCTCCAGGGCAAGCAGATGCTGATCACGCTGCTGCTGGTGGCGCTGCTCGGCGCGGTGTTCCTCAAGGGCTTCCTGGAGGCGATCGGGGTCGCGTTCGCCCTGGTGGGCGTCTATCTGGCGCTCAACCTGGTCGTGGTGGCCGTCGGCCTGTACCACGTGATCACCGCCGAGCACGTGATCACCGACTGGACCAACGCGCTGACCGTGCAGCACGGGAACATCTTCGTGATGATCGGCGTGGCCCTGATCGTCTTCCCGAAACTCGCCCTCGGTCTGTCCGGATTCGAGACCGGCGTCGCCGTCATGCCGCACGTCAAGGGCGACGCCGGCGACACCGAGGAGCACCCCACCGGCCGGATCCGGGACACCAAGAAGCTGCTGACGACGGCCGCCGTCATCATGAGCTGCTTCCTGATCACCAGTAGCTTCATCACCACCCTGCTGATCCCGGAGCAGGACTTCAAGCCGGGCGGCCCGGCCAACGGCCGTGCCCTCGCCTATCTCGCGCACCAGTACCTCGGCGGCGCCTTCGGCACGGTCTACGACGTCTCGACCATCGCCATCCTGTGGTTCGCCGGCGCGTCCGCCATGGCGGGCCTGCTCAACCTGATGCCGCGCTATCTGCCCCGGTACGGCATGGCCCCGCACTGGGCGCGCGCGGTGCGCCCGATGGTCATCGTCTTCACGCTGGTCGCCTTCCTGGTGACCTGGATCTTCGACGCCAACGTGGACAAGCAGGGCGGCGCCTACGCCACCGGTGTGCTGGTGCTGATCAGCTCCGCGGCGATCGCGGTGACCATCGCCGCGCGCAAGGCGGGGCAGCGCCACTGGACCATCGGCTTCGCCGTGATCTCGGTGGTGTTCCTGTACACCACGGTCGTCAATGTCATCGAGCGTCCCGACGGTGTGAAGATCGGTGCCTGCTTCATCGTCGGCATCATCCTGGTCTCGCTGCTGTCCCGGCTGGCCCGCGCCTTCGAGCTGCGCGTGACCAGCGTGACGCTCGATCCGCTGGCGGAACGATTCATCAGGGACATGGCCAGCCGCAAGATGCGGTTCATCGCCAACGAGCCCGGCCACCGGGACAAGGCCGAGTACCGCGACAAGATCGAGCAGATCCGCGCCGACAACGACATGCCGGAGCAGGAGGACTTCGTCTTCGTCGAGGTCACGGTCACCGACCCGTCCGAGTTCGAGGCGGGCCTGACCGTGCGCGGCGAGGTCCTGCACGGGCGCTACCGGGTGCTGACGCTGGAGTCGGCGTCCATCCCCAATGCCCTGGCCGCGCTGCTGCTGCACGTCCGCGACGTCACCGGCTGCACCCCGCACATCTACTTCGAGTGGACCGAGGGCAGCCCGTTCGCCAACTTCCTGCGCTTCTTCCTGTTCGGGCAGGGCGAGGTCGCGCCGGTCACCCGCGAGGTGCTGCGCGAGGCGGAGCCCGACCGGGACCGCAGGCCGCGGGTGCACACGGGCTGA
- a CDS encoding DUF5999 family protein, translating to MCQHQPPCPPAESADRESARLVAHHPEQGWSLLCNGVLFFEDTGELLPDGRVIAPHRPLGTDEVMTAA from the coding sequence ATGTGCCAGCACCAGCCACCGTGCCCGCCAGCCGAGTCCGCCGACCGGGAGTCCGCCCGTCTCGTGGCGCACCACCCGGAACAGGGATGGAGCCTGCTGTGCAACGGTGTCCTGTTCTTCGAGGACACCGGTGAGCTGCTGCCCGACGGTCGCGTCATCGCCCCGCACCGCCCGCTCGGCACGGACGAGGTGATGACCGCCGCCTGA
- a CDS encoding glutamate--cysteine ligase, with product MGEKVVAGQFDLSDRQRYREKLQKCLTGLERLLVEKRFDRPRNLMGVEIELNLAGPDGMPKMLNGQVLERIASRDFQTELAMFNLEVNIAPHRLGGRVFDRLAEELRTSLAYADRKAAEVDAGIVMTGILPTLGRDDLVSSNLSEVDRYTLLNDQIVAARGEDFRLDIEGVEHLVCTAKSIVPEAACTSVQLHLQVTPGRFADVWNAAQAASAAQIAVGANSPFLFGHELWRESRPPLFLQSTDTRPPELQAQGVRPRTWFGERWVSSAYELFEENLRYFPALLPICDEEEPLEVIAAGGTPKLAELVLHNGTIYRWNRPVYGIADGVPHLRVENRVLPAGPTITDVIANAAFYYGLVRALAEEPRPVWTRLPFAAAEANFDAACRHGIDARFVWPRRGRYGGTGEVDAVTLVRDELLPLAAAGLDAWGVEAADRDLYLGVIEERCRRRVNGASWQAATFHRALEGGLSREAALAATTRRYAELMHGGEPVHMWPVGLPEPVPTG from the coding sequence ATGGGGGAGAAGGTCGTGGCAGGGCAGTTCGACCTGTCCGATCGCCAGCGCTATCGCGAAAAGCTCCAGAAGTGCTTGACGGGGCTGGAGCGGCTGCTGGTCGAGAAGCGATTCGACCGCCCCAGGAACCTCATGGGCGTCGAGATCGAATTGAATCTCGCCGGTCCTGACGGCATGCCGAAAATGTTGAACGGCCAAGTGCTCGAACGCATCGCGAGCCGTGACTTCCAGACGGAACTCGCGATGTTCAACCTGGAGGTGAACATCGCCCCGCACCGGCTCGGCGGCCGTGTCTTCGACCGCCTCGCCGAGGAGCTGCGGACCTCGCTCGCCTATGCCGACCGCAAGGCCGCGGAGGTGGACGCGGGCATCGTGATGACCGGCATCCTGCCCACGCTCGGCCGGGACGACCTGGTCTCCTCCAACCTCTCCGAGGTCGACCGCTACACCCTGCTCAACGACCAGATCGTGGCCGCCCGCGGGGAGGACTTCCGGCTCGACATCGAGGGCGTGGAGCATCTGGTCTGCACCGCCAAGTCCATCGTCCCGGAGGCCGCCTGCACCTCCGTACAGCTGCACCTCCAGGTGACGCCGGGACGGTTCGCGGACGTGTGGAACGCGGCGCAGGCGGCGAGCGCTGCCCAGATCGCCGTGGGCGCGAACTCGCCGTTCCTGTTCGGCCACGAGCTGTGGCGGGAGTCGCGGCCACCGCTGTTCCTACAGTCCACCGACACCCGGCCGCCCGAACTCCAGGCGCAGGGCGTACGGCCGCGGACCTGGTTCGGCGAGCGGTGGGTGTCCTCGGCGTACGAGCTGTTCGAGGAGAACTTGCGCTACTTCCCGGCCCTGCTGCCGATCTGCGACGAGGAGGAGCCGCTGGAGGTCATCGCCGCGGGCGGCACCCCGAAACTCGCCGAACTGGTGCTGCACAACGGCACGATCTACCGCTGGAACCGGCCGGTGTACGGCATCGCGGACGGCGTACCGCATCTGCGGGTGGAGAACCGGGTGCTGCCCGCCGGACCGACCATCACCGATGTCATCGCCAACGCGGCCTTCTACTACGGCCTCGTGCGCGCCCTCGCCGAGGAGCCCCGGCCGGTGTGGACCCGGCTGCCGTTCGCCGCCGCGGAGGCCAACTTCGACGCGGCGTGCCGCCACGGCATCGACGCCCGCTTCGTCTGGCCCCGGCGCGGGCGGTACGGCGGCACGGGCGAGGTCGACGCGGTCACCCTGGTCCGCGACGAGCTGCTGCCGCTGGCCGCGGCGGGACTGGACGCGTGGGGCGTCGAGGCGGCCGACCGCGATCTCTACCTCGGTGTCATCGAGGAGCGCTGCCGGCGCCGGGTCAACGGCGCCTCCTGGCAGGCCGCGACCTTCCACCGCGCGCTGGAGGGGGGCCTGTCCCGGGAGGCCGCGCTGGCCGCGACGACACGGCGGTACGCCGAGCTGATGCATGGGGGGGAACCGGTGCACATGTGGCCGGTGGGGCTGCCGGAGCCGGTGCCGACGGGGTGA
- a CDS encoding type II CAAX endopeptidase family protein → MPESAREVWEAGVKVAAGLGDELGDGLERRTRRILRDETILVLALSLGASGVSALISFIGSVTKPGGLKDQAATLNASAAPGRPWLDLAWQLFGIATALVPVALVAHFLLREGRSLRTLGFDRTRPWPDLGRGAAVAAVIGSTGIAFYLAARGLGFNLTVVPEALPGVWWKYPVLILSAVQNAVLEEVIVVGYLLRRLGQLGWAPGTVLVASAVLRGSYHLYQGIGGFLGNMAMGVVFVWLYRRWGRVGPLVVAHSLLDIGAFVGYALLAGKVGWLPTA, encoded by the coding sequence ATGCCGGAGTCGGCTCGTGAGGTGTGGGAGGCAGGGGTGAAGGTGGCGGCCGGGTTGGGGGACGAGCTGGGCGACGGGCTGGAGCGGCGGACGCGGCGGATCCTGCGCGACGAGACGATCCTCGTGCTCGCGCTGTCGCTGGGCGCGAGCGGGGTCTCCGCGCTGATCAGTTTCATCGGCTCGGTGACCAAGCCGGGCGGCCTGAAGGACCAGGCGGCCACCCTCAACGCCTCGGCCGCCCCGGGCCGCCCCTGGCTGGACCTCGCCTGGCAGCTGTTCGGCATCGCCACCGCGCTGGTCCCCGTCGCCCTGGTCGCCCACTTCCTGCTCCGCGAGGGCAGGAGCCTGCGCACCCTCGGCTTCGACCGCACCCGGCCCTGGCCCGACCTCGGCCGGGGCGCGGCGGTCGCGGCGGTGATCGGCAGCACCGGCATCGCCTTCTACCTGGCCGCGCGGGGCCTCGGCTTCAACCTCACCGTGGTGCCCGAGGCGCTGCCCGGTGTGTGGTGGAAGTACCCGGTGCTGATCCTGTCCGCCGTGCAGAACGCGGTCCTCGAAGAGGTCATCGTCGTCGGCTATCTGCTGCGCAGGCTGGGCCAGTTGGGCTGGGCGCCGGGGACCGTGCTGGTGGCCAGCGCGGTCCTGCGCGGCTCGTACCACCTCTACCAGGGCATCGGCGGCTTCCTCGGCAACATGGCCATGGGCGTGGTGTTCGTCTGGCTCTACCGCCGCTGGGGCCGGGTCGGCCCGCTGGTCGTCGCCCACTCGCTGCTCGACATCGGCGCGTTCGTCGGTTACGCGCTCCTCGCGGGCAAGGTGGGCTGGCTGCCGACGGCCTGA
- a CDS encoding PhzF family phenazine biosynthesis protein, which yields MRIRIVDAFTDRPFAGNPAGVLLLDGDDFPADDWMQNVAMEVHHAETAFAHRLPAGGDADWALRWFTPVTEVAMCGHATLATAHVLHTTGAHEGPVRFATRSGVLVATPAGDGALTLDFPTAPLTPVAVPDGVAEALGAEPVAVFDTGAAVGDLLVELADEKTVRGLTPDHKALAAYSARGIIATARADDPSRGYDYLSRCFFPNVGIDEDPVTGSAHTALAPHWSARLGQADLIGLQASPRTGLVRTGLRGERTLLTGRAVTVIEGELLA from the coding sequence ATGCGGATTCGAATCGTGGACGCCTTCACCGACCGGCCCTTCGCGGGCAACCCCGCCGGCGTGCTCCTCCTGGACGGCGACGACTTCCCGGCCGACGACTGGATGCAGAACGTCGCCATGGAGGTCCATCACGCCGAGACGGCCTTCGCGCACCGGCTGCCCGCGGGCGGTGACGCGGACTGGGCGCTGCGCTGGTTCACGCCCGTCACCGAGGTGGCCATGTGCGGGCACGCCACGCTGGCCACGGCCCATGTGCTGCACACGACCGGTGCGCACGAGGGACCCGTGCGGTTCGCCACCCGCAGCGGGGTGCTCGTCGCCACGCCCGCCGGGGACGGCGCGCTCACCCTCGACTTCCCGACCGCGCCGCTCACCCCGGTCGCCGTGCCGGACGGTGTCGCCGAGGCGCTGGGCGCGGAGCCGGTCGCCGTCTTCGACACCGGGGCGGCCGTCGGCGACCTGCTGGTGGAGCTGGCCGACGAGAAGACCGTCCGCGGACTCACCCCGGACCACAAGGCGCTCGCCGCGTACTCCGCGCGCGGCATCATCGCGACCGCCCGCGCCGACGACCCCTCCCGGGGCTACGACTACCTCTCCCGCTGCTTCTTCCCGAACGTCGGCATCGACGAGGACCCCGTCACCGGCAGCGCCCACACCGCGCTCGCCCCGCACTGGTCCGCCCGCCTCGGCCAGGCCGACCTCATCGGCCTCCAGGCGTCCCCCCGCACCGGGCTGGTGCGCACCGGACTGCGCGGCGAACGCACCCTGCTCACCGGCCGCGCGGTCACCGTCATCGAGGGCGAGCTGCTCGCCTGA
- the gcvH gene encoding glycine cleavage system protein GcvH: MSYIPTDLRFAESHEWARPEADGTVTAGLSDHAQRALGDVVFVELPGVGKIFAAGDAIGVIESVKAASDIYAPVGGEVIAVNEELAESPELINEEPYDAWFFKLKPSNKSELDKLLDAAGYKAAIGE, translated from the coding sequence ATGTCATACATCCCCACGGATCTGCGGTTCGCCGAGTCGCACGAATGGGCTCGGCCGGAGGCGGACGGCACGGTCACGGCCGGGCTCAGCGATCACGCCCAGCGTGCGCTCGGCGATGTGGTGTTCGTGGAGCTGCCGGGGGTCGGCAAGATCTTCGCGGCCGGCGACGCCATCGGGGTCATCGAGTCGGTGAAGGCCGCGTCGGACATCTACGCGCCGGTCGGCGGCGAAGTGATCGCCGTGAACGAGGAGCTGGCCGAGAGCCCGGAGCTCATCAACGAGGAGCCGTACGACGCCTGGTTCTTCAAGCTCAAGCCGTCGAACAAGTCCGAGCTGGACAAGCTCCTCGACGCCGCCGGCTACAAGGCGGCCATCGGCGAGTGA
- a CDS encoding SUMF1/EgtB/PvdO family nonheme iron enzyme produces the protein MDVMTGNEMIAIPPGQVTLSDRRTQRSWSVELAPYQLAASPVTQALYAQITGRRPGAGPEDRLPVACVSWWDAARFCNALSRRAGLTPAYHFRAEAEDIAWDASADGYRLPTEAEWEHACRAGTTGPRYGELDEIGWYRGNSHERVHDVGGKHPNPWGLYDMLGNVWDWCWDVYDAEVYGTYRVLRGGGWFDEHWSCRASARRRSHPTFQVDDVGFRVARSVVS, from the coding sequence ATGGACGTGATGACGGGGAACGAGATGATCGCCATCCCGCCGGGGCAGGTGACGCTGTCGGACCGGCGGACACAGCGCAGTTGGTCGGTCGAGCTGGCGCCCTACCAGCTCGCGGCATCCCCGGTCACCCAGGCGCTGTACGCGCAGATCACCGGCCGGCGGCCGGGTGCCGGCCCTGAGGACCGACTGCCCGTCGCGTGCGTCTCCTGGTGGGACGCGGCGCGGTTCTGCAACGCCCTGTCCCGGCGCGCCGGCCTCACCCCCGCGTACCACTTCCGCGCCGAGGCCGAAGACATCGCATGGGACGCGTCCGCCGACGGGTATCGGCTGCCGACCGAAGCCGAGTGGGAGCACGCCTGCCGCGCCGGCACGACCGGGCCGCGCTACGGGGAGCTCGACGAGATCGGCTGGTACCGCGGTAACTCGCACGAGCGCGTCCACGACGTGGGCGGCAAACACCCCAACCCGTGGGGGCTCTACGACATGCTCGGCAACGTCTGGGACTGGTGCTGGGACGTCTACGACGCCGAGGTGTACGGCACCTACCGGGTGCTCCGCGGCGGTGGCTGGTTCGATGAGCACTGGAGTTGCCGGGCCTCCGCGCGGCGCCGCAGCCACCCGACTTTCCAGGTCGACGACGTGGGATTCCGCGTCGCGCGTTCCGTCGTGAGCTGA